In Thermorudis peleae, a genomic segment contains:
- a CDS encoding DUF3780 domain-containing protein, giving the protein MTRQRAVYDFGFDPSHGGHHFELNDDGQLVTLVEWFAWNGTEPGDDEKLLPAPEPKVHLDRYRWLRIAAAAADEFNARLRRARLRPANWKTRTLLAPHFGKELALLMWAVEDLDPSLIPNVIANWRGFAPEERWWLYTTINATAGHPEHGKDRGWRKAIRIALAENPTEGTPSSALRELAPLLEAQERRRRREQRRPEQPRLPLGE; this is encoded by the coding sequence GTGACGCGCCAGCGAGCGGTCTACGACTTCGGCTTCGATCCGAGTCATGGTGGCCACCACTTCGAGCTGAACGACGATGGCCAGCTCGTGACCCTCGTCGAATGGTTTGCCTGGAACGGCACGGAACCAGGGGACGACGAGAAACTGCTCCCGGCCCCGGAGCCCAAGGTGCACCTGGATCGCTATCGCTGGTTGCGTATTGCTGCGGCTGCGGCCGACGAGTTCAATGCTCGGCTCCGGCGAGCGAGACTGCGCCCGGCAAACTGGAAGACACGGACGCTCCTCGCACCGCACTTCGGCAAAGAACTCGCCCTCTTGATGTGGGCGGTCGAAGACCTCGACCCGTCGCTTATCCCCAATGTCATCGCGAACTGGCGTGGCTTCGCCCCGGAAGAACGCTGGTGGCTCTACACGACGATCAACGCGACAGCCGGACACCCGGAACATGGGAAAGACCGCGGCTGGCGCAAGGCGATCCGGATCGCACTCGCCGAGAATCCGACCGAGGGGACGCCGTCCTCGGCCCTCCGCGAGCTGGCACCGTTGCTCGAGGCTCAGGAGCGCCGGCGTCGCCGGGAACAGCGGCGTCCCGAACAACCGCGGCTTCCGCTCGGGGAATAG
- a CDS encoding phospholipase D-like domain-containing anti-phage protein — protein MLLRYSSRLAPLRAFLTEALEGALAYDRIAGFFSSSILEVAGEPLERMAPGAQVRVIANSALQPLDVETARAAKAAMYAEWCQTLPEYLPPRLKERLRRLYTFLASGQLQVRVLPDAYFGLIHGKAGVITRADGSRIAFLGSVNESREAWEVNYELLWADDSEDGVRWTSEEFEALWYHSGAINLADAVVRDIERLSRRIVVPSIAEWRETYQAEPAAAAVELPVARQGTGLWAHQKSFVKLAFDLHRHRGARLILADEVGLGKTVQLGLAAKLMVLWGGGNVLVLVPKPLVGQWQDELWDLLALPSAVWTGRTWIDENGVEYPANGVDGLQHCPRKVGIVSAGLITQSDEAAEVLANLHYECVIVDEAHRAGRRNRGASHRNEKADPNNLLRFLQRVAERTRSLLLATATPVQLDPIEAWDLLEALNRGNETVLGSRYSRWLTRPREGLNYVLNWAKPPENLRELWEWVRDPLPPASEAPAFEILRRSLNMNETESWAPPEAFDRLSQPARRHLEWISREFFQNYNPFLRHIVRRTREYLEQTIDPETGEPYLTPVRVRLFGEGEHDALLLPPLLQDAYNTAEEFCQEVASRPGFNSGFLKTLLLRRVGSTIEAGRLTAQRLLEGREQSEEDEEDERPSSLHPLTQRERELLERFLQLLEAARAADPKLQAVTDILCHGVDDTEPWRQYGCIVFSQYYDSAHWIAQHLSQYLPEEEIGLYAGANKSKLFQGGNATHVGRDVLKERVQRGELRILVGTDAASEGLNLQRLGALINVDLPWNPTRLEQRKGRIQRIGQPRPIVFIYNLRYQGSVEDRVHRLLSARLQAIHALFGQLPDTLEDVWIALALRQEERARQIIDATPLQHPFELRYHRVTPVDWESCAAVLEKTSQLEFLRQGWK, from the coding sequence GTGCTGCTGCGCTATTCCTCTCGCCTGGCACCGCTGCGCGCCTTTCTCACCGAGGCGCTGGAAGGTGCACTGGCATACGATCGGATCGCCGGTTTCTTCAGCTCCTCGATCCTCGAGGTAGCCGGGGAGCCACTGGAGCGGATGGCACCTGGTGCGCAGGTGCGTGTCATCGCCAACTCCGCCCTGCAGCCGCTCGATGTGGAGACGGCGCGGGCGGCGAAGGCCGCGATGTACGCCGAGTGGTGTCAGACACTCCCGGAGTACCTTCCACCCCGGTTGAAGGAGCGGCTGCGTCGCCTCTACACGTTCCTTGCAAGTGGCCAACTCCAGGTACGTGTCTTACCCGATGCATATTTCGGCCTCATCCATGGAAAGGCCGGCGTGATCACGCGAGCCGATGGCTCACGGATTGCATTTCTGGGAAGCGTCAACGAGTCACGGGAAGCATGGGAAGTTAACTACGAACTCCTCTGGGCTGATGATTCGGAAGACGGCGTCCGTTGGACAAGCGAGGAGTTCGAAGCGCTCTGGTACCACTCTGGCGCCATCAATCTGGCCGATGCGGTGGTACGGGATATCGAGCGGCTCTCGCGTCGGATCGTCGTGCCAAGTATCGCCGAGTGGCGTGAGACGTACCAGGCGGAGCCGGCCGCTGCGGCAGTGGAGCTTCCAGTAGCCCGGCAGGGAACGGGCTTGTGGGCCCACCAGAAATCCTTTGTCAAGCTCGCGTTTGACCTGCACCGCCATCGTGGTGCTCGACTCATCCTTGCAGACGAGGTCGGCCTGGGTAAGACGGTCCAACTCGGGCTCGCTGCGAAGTTAATGGTGCTGTGGGGTGGCGGGAATGTCCTCGTGCTTGTCCCAAAACCGTTGGTCGGGCAGTGGCAGGACGAGCTGTGGGATTTGCTCGCGTTGCCCTCGGCGGTATGGACAGGCCGCACCTGGATTGATGAGAACGGCGTTGAGTATCCCGCGAACGGGGTGGACGGGCTGCAGCATTGCCCGCGGAAGGTGGGAATCGTCTCGGCCGGACTCATCACGCAGTCTGACGAAGCAGCTGAGGTGTTGGCTAACCTTCACTACGAGTGTGTGATCGTCGACGAAGCACACCGGGCGGGACGCCGCAACCGCGGTGCATCGCACCGGAACGAGAAGGCCGATCCGAACAACTTACTTCGCTTCCTCCAACGTGTGGCCGAGCGGACGCGCAGTCTGCTCCTCGCGACGGCGACACCAGTGCAACTGGATCCGATCGAAGCGTGGGATCTACTGGAGGCGCTCAATCGCGGCAATGAGACTGTCCTTGGAAGCCGGTACAGTCGATGGCTAACCCGCCCGCGCGAGGGGCTGAACTACGTGCTCAACTGGGCGAAACCACCGGAGAATCTACGAGAACTGTGGGAGTGGGTTCGTGACCCACTGCCACCGGCAAGCGAGGCACCAGCATTCGAGATTCTTCGCCGGTCGCTCAATATGAACGAGACTGAGAGTTGGGCACCACCCGAGGCGTTCGATCGCCTCTCCCAACCAGCACGGCGGCATTTGGAATGGATCAGCCGCGAGTTCTTCCAAAACTACAATCCTTTTCTCCGGCATATTGTCCGACGGACACGTGAGTATTTGGAGCAGACCATCGACCCAGAAACGGGGGAGCCATATCTCACGCCGGTACGGGTACGCTTATTCGGTGAAGGCGAGCATGATGCGCTCTTGCTCCCACCGCTTCTCCAAGATGCCTACAACACTGCTGAAGAATTTTGTCAAGAAGTGGCATCGCGTCCTGGGTTCAATTCGGGCTTTCTCAAAACACTTCTCCTGCGCCGCGTCGGGAGCACGATTGAGGCGGGACGGCTGACAGCACAGCGCCTGCTTGAAGGGAGGGAGCAATCGGAAGAGGACGAGGAAGATGAACGCCCATCGTCCCTTCACCCGCTCACGCAGCGAGAACGGGAGCTGCTCGAACGATTTCTCCAGTTGCTCGAAGCGGCGCGAGCAGCAGATCCCAAATTGCAAGCGGTCACGGACATTCTCTGCCACGGTGTAGACGATACCGAACCTTGGCGCCAGTATGGCTGCATCGTTTTCAGCCAGTATTACGACTCAGCCCATTGGATTGCTCAGCACCTCTCCCAGTATCTCCCTGAAGAAGAGATTGGCCTCTACGCTGGAGCAAACAAGTCGAAGCTTTTTCAAGGGGGGAATGCGACACACGTTGGCCGGGATGTGCTGAAGGAGCGTGTGCAACGAGGTGAATTGCGTATTCTCGTCGGGACCGATGCTGCTTCCGAGGGACTTAACCTGCAGCGTCTTGGCGCCCTCATTAACGTTGACCTCCCGTGGAATCCGACGCGGCTTGAACAGCGCAAGGGACGCATTCAACGCATCGGGCAACCACGGCCAATAGTATTCATCTATAACCTGCGTTACCAGGGATCGGTCGAAGATCGGGTGCATCGTCTGTTATCAGCACGGCTCCAAGCAATTCATGCTCTCTTCGGACAACTTCCCGATACGCTCGAAGACGTGTGGATTGCGCTCGCTCTACGCCAAGAAGAACGGGCCCGACAAATCATCGATGCAACCCCTTTGCAGCACCCCTTCGAACTACGCTATCACCGGGTTACCCCAGTGGACTGGGAGTCGTGCGCTGCCGTACTGGAAAAGACAAGTCAGCTGGAGTTTCTGCGGCAAGGATGGAAGTAA
- a CDS encoding anti-phage-associated DUF1156 domain-containing protein → MQAGDAPRYVAQLAMGAARARSDAPAFIEVQFPVSKLSKECYKERKAGSGQTLSPLGKWWGRKPLVLVRAILLGLLMPATDDPVADREVFLAAMTMDDDGMLRRFTGQVSPADLYPFCTPRERSEYFVTENGKPAWRPGLSAADREHLKRRAFLRMGYDNRLRFCLRPEEIAGPSDAAWERINAHLGTNARNLPELVRQLGERRFGQVPRVGDAFCGGGSIPFEAARLGCEVYASDLNPVAVLLTWGALALTGGGPDVVQRVSAAQRRVFEDVRRQVEAWGIERNEEGWIADAYLYCHEVRDPLTGWWVPLAPTWVISKKKRVVAKLVPDPTTKRFTIEIHEGVSEAALRQAEEDGTWANGVRCPVDRDGTWLPPAQRQVTSAEQLRGRTGLRRWENEDLVPRPDDVFQERLYCIRWVDPTTGERHYRAPTAADLARERQVLALLQERFAAWQAQGYLPSQRIESGDKTEEPIRTRGWTHWHHLFNPRQLLLHGLLAERAAKEFGVEAAALLLMLGRVANWNSRLSVWDRSRETIQQTFLNQALNTLVDYACRSVSGLETTFCAELAAAPVAGPYHLQPADARNVDREADIWITDPGYGDNVNYHELSEFFLAWYEKRLPVLFPGWYADSKRALAVKGEGETFRLALAECYQNLARRMPDDGYQVVLFVHQDPEMWVDLTLVLWAAGLRVTAAWTVLTETSSGIRAGNYVQGTVVLVLRKRQGDRRGELVDLYPEIRAEVERQLETMLALDPKDDPNFGDADYQLAAYAAALRVLTSYSAIGDIDVERELRRPRPKGERTPIGQVIEQAVRIATDYLVPEGLERAVWRQLGPEERLYLKGIEVEAHEETREGVYQEFARTYGARDYRMLLASRAANRTRLKTPSEFGARDLRPLGQEGFGGTLLRHVLFAIYRAASDPEGDPRPARQYLRQELADYWGARQTVLALLRYLSTKPAGLPHWQSDVHAAQRVKAVVEADTL, encoded by the coding sequence ATGCAGGCAGGGGATGCCCCAAGATACGTCGCGCAACTGGCAATGGGCGCAGCACGAGCGAGGAGCGATGCGCCTGCCTTCATCGAGGTGCAGTTCCCGGTCAGCAAGCTGTCCAAGGAATGCTATAAGGAGCGCAAGGCCGGATCCGGGCAGACTCTCTCGCCGCTCGGCAAGTGGTGGGGGCGCAAGCCGCTCGTCCTGGTGCGGGCCATCCTCCTTGGGCTCCTCATGCCGGCCACTGACGACCCGGTAGCTGACCGCGAGGTGTTCCTCGCCGCGATGACCATGGACGACGATGGGATGCTCCGCCGGTTCACCGGGCAGGTTAGCCCCGCCGACCTCTATCCGTTCTGCACTCCCCGCGAGCGTAGCGAGTACTTCGTGACCGAAAACGGCAAGCCCGCCTGGCGTCCAGGCCTTTCGGCGGCCGACCGGGAGCACCTCAAGCGACGGGCTTTCCTCCGCATGGGCTACGACAACCGCCTGCGCTTCTGCCTCCGGCCAGAGGAGATCGCTGGGCCGAGCGACGCGGCCTGGGAGCGGATCAATGCGCACCTCGGCACGAACGCCCGGAACCTCCCCGAACTCGTCCGCCAGCTGGGCGAGCGACGCTTCGGGCAGGTGCCCCGGGTGGGGGACGCCTTCTGCGGCGGCGGGAGCATCCCGTTCGAGGCCGCCCGGCTCGGCTGCGAGGTCTACGCCTCGGACTTGAACCCGGTCGCCGTGCTGCTCACCTGGGGGGCGCTGGCGCTCACCGGCGGCGGGCCGGACGTCGTCCAGCGCGTCTCAGCGGCCCAGCGGCGCGTCTTCGAGGACGTGCGGCGCCAGGTCGAGGCGTGGGGGATCGAGCGCAACGAAGAAGGCTGGATCGCCGATGCCTACCTGTACTGCCACGAAGTGCGCGATCCCCTGACTGGCTGGTGGGTACCACTCGCGCCGACCTGGGTGATCTCGAAGAAGAAGCGCGTGGTCGCGAAGCTCGTGCCTGACCCCACAACCAAGCGGTTCACGATCGAGATCCACGAGGGGGTGAGCGAGGCCGCACTCCGGCAAGCCGAGGAGGACGGGACCTGGGCCAACGGCGTCCGCTGCCCGGTCGACCGCGACGGCACCTGGCTGCCGCCAGCCCAGCGGCAGGTGACCAGCGCCGAGCAGCTCCGCGGACGGACGGGCCTGCGGCGCTGGGAGAACGAGGATCTCGTGCCCCGGCCGGACGACGTCTTCCAGGAGCGGCTCTACTGCATCCGCTGGGTCGATCCCACGACGGGCGAGCGCCACTACCGGGCGCCGACGGCAGCCGACCTCGCACGCGAGCGACAGGTGCTGGCGTTGCTGCAGGAGCGCTTCGCTGCCTGGCAGGCGCAGGGCTACCTGCCGAGCCAGCGGATCGAATCGGGCGACAAGACCGAAGAGCCAATTCGTACGCGCGGCTGGACGCACTGGCACCACCTGTTCAACCCGCGGCAGCTTTTGCTCCACGGCCTGCTGGCCGAGCGGGCGGCCAAGGAGTTCGGCGTGGAGGCCGCCGCGCTGCTCCTCATGCTCGGCCGGGTAGCGAACTGGAACAGCCGGCTGAGCGTGTGGGATAGGAGTCGCGAGACGATTCAACAAACTTTTCTTAACCAGGCGCTCAACACCCTGGTCGACTATGCCTGTCGCTCAGTCAGTGGGCTCGAGACCACCTTCTGCGCCGAACTCGCTGCTGCGCCGGTCGCTGGCCCCTACCACCTGCAGCCAGCCGATGCACGCAACGTGGACAGGGAGGCCGACATCTGGATCACCGACCCCGGATACGGCGACAACGTCAACTACCACGAGCTCTCCGAGTTCTTCCTGGCCTGGTACGAGAAGCGGCTGCCCGTGCTCTTTCCGGGCTGGTACGCCGATAGCAAGCGGGCGCTCGCGGTCAAGGGCGAGGGGGAAACGTTCCGCCTGGCGCTGGCCGAGTGCTACCAGAACCTGGCCCGTCGCATGCCGGACGACGGCTACCAGGTCGTCCTGTTCGTCCACCAGGATCCGGAGATGTGGGTCGATTTGACCCTCGTCCTCTGGGCGGCCGGGCTTCGGGTCACGGCAGCCTGGACGGTGCTCACCGAGACGTCAAGCGGGATCCGTGCCGGGAACTACGTACAGGGGACGGTCGTCCTCGTCCTGCGCAAGCGTCAGGGCGACCGCCGTGGCGAACTCGTCGACCTTTATCCAGAGATCCGGGCTGAGGTGGAGCGGCAACTCGAGACGATGCTCGCGCTCGACCCGAAGGACGACCCCAACTTCGGCGACGCAGACTACCAGCTGGCGGCCTATGCGGCTGCGCTGCGTGTCCTGACAAGCTACAGCGCGATCGGTGATATCGACGTCGAGCGCGAACTCCGCCGCCCACGGCCGAAGGGCGAGCGCACTCCCATCGGCCAGGTCATTGAGCAGGCCGTGCGGATCGCGACCGACTACCTGGTGCCGGAGGGGCTGGAGCGCGCGGTCTGGCGGCAACTTGGGCCGGAGGAGCGGCTCTACCTCAAGGGGATTGAAGTCGAAGCCCACGAGGAGACGCGCGAGGGAGTCTACCAGGAATTTGCACGTACCTATGGCGCACGCGACTACCGCATGCTCCTGGCCAGCCGCGCGGCCAACCGCACGCGGCTCAAGACGCCCTCGGAGTTCGGTGCGCGTGACCTGCGTCCACTCGGGCAAGAAGGGTTCGGGGGCACGCTCCTCCGTCACGTCCTGTTCGCGATCTACCGTGCAGCGAGTGACCCCGAGGGTGACCCGCGCCCAGCGCGCCAGTACCTCCGGCAGGAACTTGCTGACTATTGGGGCGCGCGACAGACCGTGCTCGCGCTGCTACGGTATCTGAGTACCAAACCGGCCGGCTTGCCACACTGGCAGTCCGATGTGCACGCCGCGCAACGAGTGAAGGCTGTGGTGGAAGCGGATACCCTCTAA
- a CDS encoding DUF499 domain-containing protein, with the protein MTTTLDALCVPRDWVFDPSVHDTVHDIDELDQLDPERFFAENYVTEGMRQLLSEAFKRLEGQTENASGIFLLSQSMGGGKTHNLLALGLLAKYPKWREPVMGSFYKPGPLGSVRVVAFSGRKTNTPYGIWGEIAEQLNRREVFRDFYSPLRAPGVENWVELLRGDPVLILLDELPPYFQAARAIQVGQTTLDQLTTVALANLLVAVASGKLPRVCVVLTDLRAQAYEAGSTAISEALRNLELEANRTATRIDPVRLNTAELYAILRQRLFKHLPGEAEIAKVADAYAQALEQARVLDLSALSPQAVRSELLSSYPFHPAIRDLFARFRENPGFQQTRALIRMMRIVVAQLWSTGAARHKFLVGAHDVDLSRSDMISEIRQINGALENAIAHDIVDERGGAVAQQIDAELGGSGARDAATLIFLSSLSLAVNPVLGLDRSEIFGYLAEPGRELTQVREALDHLQQYAWYLHTTTAGKLLFKNVENLNAKLESYASGLRDERELELRERLRGMFTPNLQTCYQVVEPLPALDQVQLSPDRVTLIIFRPLSTALAEVQRWWENQQYKNRVLFLTGTSAGYERVIERAAYLRAIRQIMEEFKQQNVPETDPQFIEARKIAEREESAFYLACRETFQNLYYPYRTGLVPVDLDPRYVANHYNGERQIIEALKAVEKFREDTDPNSVGFRQLLESRLWPEGQKEVLWSEIKRRAAADPGWVLHHPRALDHLKDALVQRDIWRDIGGGYIQRGPFPKPKTAVQIQRVSRDDNSGEVTLRVKPLHGDTVYYSFNGPPTTQATKLEGSQLTTCALRVWFLAVDSKGEHETGEPTCWTNDLEVKYRFYQQGEQRMCELRAIPEGEIRYTLDGSSPDRYGIHYDGPFPVPADTWVILAQATADELSSQVLQINVPIGPNTPSVDRHKAARWERRQRLDDTGATYRFLELVERHGARLCGVMAIVAREQRWVQLTADSQTEFTAAQLRDALEMLRQYLPNGLITLDVEAIWTETGQQLLDLVADLRTELKPEEVKQ; encoded by the coding sequence ATGACGACGACACTTGATGCACTCTGTGTGCCACGCGATTGGGTTTTTGATCCATCAGTTCATGACACGGTCCATGACATCGACGAACTTGATCAGCTTGATCCAGAACGCTTCTTCGCAGAAAACTATGTCACGGAGGGGATGCGGCAACTCCTGAGTGAGGCCTTCAAGCGTCTCGAGGGACAGACCGAGAACGCGTCTGGCATCTTCCTGCTCTCGCAGTCCATGGGTGGCGGCAAGACGCACAACCTGCTGGCGCTTGGGCTCCTTGCCAAGTATCCGAAGTGGCGCGAGCCAGTCATGGGGTCCTTCTACAAACCAGGGCCACTCGGATCGGTCCGGGTCGTTGCCTTCAGCGGACGAAAGACGAATACCCCCTACGGTATCTGGGGCGAAATCGCCGAACAACTCAACCGACGGGAGGTGTTTCGCGACTTCTACAGCCCGCTTCGCGCGCCTGGAGTGGAAAACTGGGTAGAACTCTTGCGAGGTGATCCTGTTCTGATCCTGCTCGATGAATTGCCACCCTATTTCCAGGCTGCGCGGGCAATCCAGGTAGGGCAAACGACCCTTGACCAGCTCACCACCGTGGCGCTCGCGAATCTGTTGGTCGCGGTCGCCAGTGGAAAACTCCCAAGGGTCTGCGTCGTCCTGACTGACCTCCGTGCCCAGGCCTACGAAGCCGGGAGTACGGCGATCTCCGAGGCTCTCCGCAATCTCGAGCTCGAAGCGAATCGCACCGCAACGCGGATCGATCCGGTTCGTTTGAACACGGCAGAGTTGTACGCGATTCTCCGGCAGCGCCTCTTCAAACACCTCCCTGGGGAAGCAGAGATCGCCAAGGTTGCTGACGCGTACGCTCAGGCGCTCGAGCAGGCGCGGGTGCTCGACCTGAGCGCGCTCTCGCCACAGGCAGTACGGAGCGAGTTGCTGTCTTCGTACCCGTTCCATCCCGCGATCCGCGATCTCTTCGCCCGCTTTCGCGAGAACCCTGGGTTCCAGCAAACACGCGCCCTGATCCGGATGATGCGGATCGTCGTCGCGCAATTGTGGTCGACCGGCGCCGCGCGGCACAAGTTCCTGGTCGGCGCTCACGATGTCGACCTCAGCCGCTCAGACATGATTAGCGAGATCCGACAGATCAATGGAGCCCTTGAGAACGCCATCGCCCACGACATCGTCGACGAGCGGGGTGGCGCGGTTGCCCAACAGATCGACGCAGAACTCGGTGGGAGCGGTGCCCGTGATGCGGCGACGTTGATTTTCCTCTCCTCATTGTCGCTGGCTGTCAATCCAGTCCTCGGGTTAGATCGGTCTGAAATCTTCGGCTATCTGGCCGAACCAGGCCGGGAACTCACGCAGGTGCGTGAGGCGCTGGATCATCTTCAGCAGTACGCCTGGTATCTCCACACGACAACCGCCGGGAAACTGCTCTTCAAGAATGTCGAGAACCTCAACGCCAAGCTCGAAAGCTATGCGAGCGGGCTGCGCGACGAGCGCGAACTTGAGCTTCGGGAGCGCCTCCGCGGCATGTTCACGCCGAATCTTCAAACCTGCTATCAGGTTGTCGAGCCGTTACCAGCGCTCGATCAGGTTCAGCTGAGCCCAGATCGGGTGACGCTCATCATCTTCCGTCCGTTGTCAACGGCGCTGGCCGAGGTTCAACGCTGGTGGGAAAACCAGCAATACAAGAACCGGGTCCTCTTCCTCACCGGTACTTCCGCCGGTTATGAGCGCGTGATCGAACGCGCTGCCTATCTCCGGGCTATCCGGCAGATCATGGAGGAGTTCAAGCAGCAGAATGTCCCGGAGACCGATCCACAGTTCATCGAGGCGCGCAAGATCGCCGAGCGAGAAGAGAGCGCGTTCTACCTCGCCTGCCGCGAAACGTTCCAAAACCTCTACTACCCCTACCGCACTGGGCTCGTCCCAGTCGACCTCGACCCGCGGTACGTGGCAAATCACTACAATGGAGAACGGCAGATCATCGAAGCGCTCAAGGCGGTCGAAAAATTCCGTGAGGATACTGATCCGAACTCCGTCGGGTTCCGGCAGTTACTCGAGAGCCGTCTCTGGCCGGAGGGCCAGAAGGAAGTGCTCTGGTCGGAGATCAAACGGCGAGCAGCAGCTGACCCAGGCTGGGTGCTCCATCACCCGCGGGCACTCGACCATCTCAAGGATGCGCTTGTCCAGCGAGACATCTGGCGCGATATCGGCGGCGGGTACATCCAGCGTGGACCATTCCCCAAGCCGAAAACTGCAGTACAGATCCAACGTGTCTCCCGCGATGACAACTCCGGCGAAGTCACGCTCCGTGTCAAACCGCTGCATGGCGATACGGTCTATTACAGTTTCAATGGCCCACCGACCACCCAGGCCACGAAGCTCGAGGGCAGTCAGTTGACGACCTGCGCTTTGCGCGTCTGGTTCCTCGCGGTCGACTCGAAGGGAGAACACGAGACTGGTGAGCCCACGTGCTGGACGAACGACCTGGAGGTCAAGTATCGCTTCTACCAGCAGGGTGAGCAGCGGATGTGCGAACTTCGCGCGATCCCCGAGGGGGAGATTCGGTACACGCTCGATGGTTCCAGCCCCGATCGCTATGGAATCCACTATGACGGACCGTTCCCCGTCCCAGCTGATACCTGGGTGATCCTGGCGCAAGCGACGGCCGATGAGCTGAGTTCGCAGGTACTCCAGATTAACGTTCCTATAGGTCCGAACACACCCTCTGTTGATCGGCACAAGGCAGCGCGTTGGGAGCGTCGTCAGCGGCTGGACGATACGGGAGCAACGTATCGCTTCCTCGAGTTGGTCGAGCGACACGGAGCTCGCTTGTGCGGGGTCATGGCAATAGTCGCCCGGGAACAACGCTGGGTCCAGCTCACGGCTGACTCTCAGACTGAGTTCACCGCTGCCCAGCTACGGGATGCCCTCGAAATGCTGCGCCAGTACCTCCCGAACGGGCTTATCACCCTCGATGTCGAAGCAATCTGGACCGAAACGGGACAACAACTGCTCGATCTTGTGGCCGACCTACGGACCGAACTCAAGCCGGAGGAGGTCAAGCAGTGA